In one window of Mycobacteriales bacterium DNA:
- a CDS encoding DUF177 domain-containing protein: MIVRLLAMPAHPAAHADARSPFVVDTRDLGRRPGTMRELQRSVPAPPGWELELVRVPEAAPVELDLRLEAVVDGVLVTAAVAAPLAAECGRCLEPVRDRLELAVTELYLYEPEADPSAEEDEVCALDGDLLDLEPVLRDAVVLALPLNPLCTPDCAGLCPRCGERLADAAADHGHDEADSRWAALAQLRESGRIEPTHNSEEQ; the protein is encoded by the coding sequence ATGATCGTGAGACTCCTCGCCATGCCCGCCCACCCCGCCGCGCACGCCGACGCGCGCTCGCCGTTCGTCGTCGACACCCGTGATCTCGGCCGCCGGCCCGGCACGATGCGCGAGCTGCAGCGCAGCGTCCCGGCGCCGCCCGGATGGGAGCTCGAGCTGGTTCGGGTCCCCGAGGCCGCGCCGGTCGAGCTGGACCTGCGGCTCGAGGCAGTGGTCGACGGCGTCCTCGTGACCGCCGCGGTCGCCGCGCCGCTCGCCGCGGAGTGTGGGCGCTGCCTCGAGCCCGTGCGGGATCGGCTGGAGCTCGCGGTGACCGAGCTCTACCTCTACGAGCCGGAAGCCGACCCGTCGGCCGAGGAGGACGAGGTCTGCGCGCTCGACGGCGACCTGCTTGACCTCGAGCCGGTGCTGCGCGACGCGGTGGTCCTCGCGCTCCCGCTGAACCCGCTGTGTACGCCGGACTGCGCCGGGCTCTGCCCGCGTTGCGGCGAGCGGCTGGCCGATGCCGCGGCCGATCACGGCCACGACGAGGCCGACTCCCGATGGGCGGCCCTCGCCCAGCTGCGCGAATCCGGCAGAATAGAGCCGACTCACAACTCCGAGGAGCAGTAA
- the rpmF gene encoding 50S ribosomal protein L32: MAVPKRRMSRSNTRSRRSQWKTSAPTLVDCPRCRQPKLPHVACTVCGTYNGRQAVKV; this comes from the coding sequence GTGGCCGTTCCCAAGCGCCGGATGTCGCGTAGCAACACGCGCTCGCGCCGTTCGCAGTGGAAGACCTCCGCGCCGACCCTCGTCGACTGTCCGCGTTGCCGGCAGCCGAAGCTCCCGCACGTCGCGTGCACCGTCTGCGGCACTTACAACGGCCGCCAGGCGGTCAAGGTCTGA